AAGTCATGAACTGCACGCATGCTGCGACTAAACCACTCTACAGTATGCATGTCATGTCGCCAAGGCATGATCGATCAGTCTGTGTCCGAGGCCAGAGCCAGAATCGACAAAAGACAAAGAGCACATCTCCTCGTAAATAACCCATGATGCATGCAATGCATGAGCTGCTAAAGCCTACTAAGCACGCTTGCCTTTTTACTAATAGTACTACTAGTTAACTATATCTGCTCTGCCCCTCCCCTCAGTAAAAGCCCTCCCGATCATGTCACTGTCTCACTGATCAATGCTAGCCTCTGTAGCAGGGCGCCGCCTGTAAAAAATCCCGAGCCCACTGCGAACGGGACGACGGCGAGCCGCCGCTGCCACAGGCGCACTCGACGCCTGCCCGGTACCCGAGGCTGTTGAGGCAGAGGCACACCGCCGCCGCCGTTCCCTCCTCCCGCTTCGTCGTCGCCGTCAGTGGCTCGATGGCGCTGCCGGTTCCCTCCGGCGGCTGGTAGGCCGCGAGGCTGATGGACAGGTTCAGGTCGATGTCGAGGTGGCGCTGCCGCCGCCGCGGCGGTGGCGCCAGCGCCGGCgcctcgtcgtcgtcgctgctgcggcTGCTGGCCTCCGGCGAGTTGGTGGCAACGGCGGCCTCGGAAtggtccgccgccgccgcccgcttcTGTGGCTCCATCTGGTAATGGCAATGCTGCTGCTGCGGCCCTCCTGCTGGCGCTGCGGCCAGCGGGCGGTGGGTCTGCGGGTCCATGCCGCGGGCGAGCAGCTTCCGCTTGATGTGCGTGTTCCAGTAGTTTTTTATCTCGTTGTCCGTCCTGCCCGGCAGCCTCCCGGCGATGAGCGACCACCTGTGTATATGTACACACACGCACGGATGGGTCAGATCAGGGACACGTACGGTACGGGGGTGCTTGAAATGCTCCCAGTTCGTCGGCAGTGCAGCATGGCAGGGCAGCTCACTTGTTGCCGAACAGCTCGTGGAACTTGATGATCAgctcgtcctcctcctcgctGAAGTTGCCGCGCTTGAGGTCCGGGCGCAGGTAGTTGATCCACCGCAGCCGGCAGCTCTTCCCGCACCGCAGCAGCCCTGCGGCTTTTGGTAGCGACCTCCAGCAGCCCTCGCCGTGGGCCTTGATGTAGGCGATGAGGCGCTGGTCCTCCTCCTTGGTCCACGCGCCCTTGTTGGTGTGCGCCTGCTCGCAGCACGGGGACCTCCCCATGCCGCCCACCCGCCCGGCAGAGGCGACGCCGCCGCACAGATTCGCGCTCCGATGCCGCTCGATGTGTTCTGGTTCTGCCGGTGGCGGTGGAGTCGGTGGACTGACGAGCGACGACAGTGGCGATTGCGTTGTGTGCTGCAGCGAACGACCGGCGCGAGTGCGAGCCTTTCGTGGACAACAGAAGAACGGAGGCAGGGAGCCGGCACCCGggcaggggaggggaggggaggggtcaCATGGTTGGTTTTATACGAGGAGTGAGGGGGGTCCCACCCATCGACCCGGATCCTTGTGGCTGTGAGCCATACTGCCATAGGCCCATGGCCCGTGCTCCATGCATTCGACGGCCGATGGGGGCGGGAGGTGGGCCCGGGCTAGTGGTTGGCTGGCTCTGGCTGCAAAGCCGAGCTCCGGGGGGACGGCCGGACGCCGGAGGTGGAGCGCTGCCTCTGCCTTCCTGGATTTGGTACTTGGTAGGTGAGTGCCCTTTGTCCTATTCACTATCTAATTTCTTTTCATTTCTTTTTCATTTGATCAGCACTTGCTCCCCTCCTTCTCCCGTAGTCCCATGCTTACTTGTTTGCCTTTATTTCCTACCCTTTCTTTACCAGTTTGTTTTGGGGAGGGGAGCTTGTTGGTACACTCGTATCTTTTGGTTGTGTCTAGGGTGGCaatgagctctaaattttacaaaATAAAATTTAAAAAGATCAAACTCTATTTCTATTTTTTAACTAAATTTTTTCAAGGGCTCACACAAATTGTGAAGAAGCATTCGGATCGTGATTCGTTACCGGTCCTAGTTGTGTCCGATGTATTCAGGCCATCTATATTTTCACCGAGTCATGATCACATATTTACCATGCAATAATGACTATATATATACTTTATATATTTAAAGCGGAAGCCTCGACCACCTACCGACCGACCAGGTGTTCGGGACGGACCCAACCAGTTGGCACAATAGTGTCCGATGATTTACGCTCATTTAACTCCAAGTTTACGCTTTGTATGTTTCAGTTTTACGCAACAATATAGCATGTGAACGTGGTACACTAGGCACACGACGTGATCTGCTCCCGCCTTCGGGCCACGACCCATTCATTCGCACTCACACCTTACCCCACGCCGCACATACGTGGCGCGTACGGCAATCGTGCACGAAAAGCACAAACCCTAGACCTAttcgccgtcaccgtcaccgtcgtATCCTCCCTCGGCCCCCATCCGCAACCGCCCCTAGCCTCCCCTTCCCTGGATCAATTCGTCATATATGTTCGTCAGCGGCGGTAGCATCATCATCAGAGGCGCATCGGCGTTTGGCATTGTTCAACCTCTTCGCGGGTAGTCGTTTCCCTACAATTACCCGCAGCTGCTTCGCGCCATTCAGTAAGTTATAATCCCTCAACATTTTATTGATTCAGACGCTATTTTTTGGGTAGTAACTAAGGGTGATCGACCTTTGTTTTTTGCGAGTATTATCAGCCCAATTATGCAACTTTTTTAGGGTGGAACAATTGTGTCTTTGGGGTTGCATTAGTTTGATGTTAGGTTTACGATATAAAATTTTTCCCTATAAGTTGAATTATATCTTCGTAAAAATGGTGTGCACACTGTTGggacgaaggcaaagacgccacccttcgctcgaggccttcgctgtagtcgctggtctgacagagacaaaacgggcagggacacccttcgctccattcggcaccagacgaaggcctgcggcaacgtcatcccgcagcgcggccacgtccagctctgaggcccacgtgtgatctggcccattgtaacgggccctgcgtggccacctttgtgttacgggcctaatttgtaaaggcactcctgtaattacagcttgtaaccccgctttatgggaatattctggggataaactaggtgtctgagggcacatgcgtccttaacacaaggcgctgggcactcaggtacctataaatacccccgcacagtgcccgtgagaggctagatcaacagagctattgcctcctagcacgtaaccctgttgttaccactgttcacccttgttggccaccTTGcggttgagagcaagttccaacatttggcgcccaccgttcgtgctacgacaaaaccacccgcgatggcacccaagagagctaacccgaaggctgacgaggctgcgaaggcagcactgctggccgcaagaaagggcaaggccctcgtcctcacccaatccacccaccaagagcccactgaagacaatgttccccacacctgcgaagacgacaccttccgcacctgcgggcccgaaggacaatcgcagccgcccccaggcttcgccccactggaaggcgcggacctcaccgaggacggcgaggtcctcggcgtctcagcagaagaacagctacagctgcgtgccctgcgcctcaagaaccgcaatctccagaggcagaaagagatactggaggccaagcgccagcgtgtgtccgcactagccaaagtgcggcaaatgatacgcgacgaggaacagaaggcccaagacctcgagcgcgagatcgcgctgatgcagcgcgaaggccaccttggcctgcagcaagagccacccaGCCAGCATCGCgcacaaccggaggacacgcgcgaaggccacctcggcctgcagcatggaccacccctgcaacaccgggcacagccggagaacccgcgtttcccccagcgtgactacaccttccagcacggcgcgccgttccaaggggtcaactacctcgacgagcgaagtcccctggcgccacacgtgcaagtgacgccttggccagccaacttccgagcaggggcatatcccaagtacaacggcagcaccgacccggcgcaatacataatgagttatcaggtcaccgttgcatccgccggaggggacgacgccacaatggcgaagtctttcatcatcgccctagagggcccagcactcacctggttcaccagattgcctccgctatccattgattcgtggagaagtctcagggacaagttccttctcaacttccaagggtaccgcccagacaccgacgctttggccgagctctcgctttgcaaacagctggaaaaggagactctgcgggaatactaccgcaaattcttaacactcaagtcacagctgccctccgtcgatgatcagatcgctatccactacgccatcagtggccttcgggccggcgtcctctacagccactgtatcagagatccacccaagaacctccaagagctatatcagctctttgaaaaatatgccaaatccgaagagctccaccagcgcaaggttgagtcgcagcggaagcccaaagatgccccgcagtccagccgcacgtggacgaggactacgcagccagactccggtcgagatggccgcagtcagcagcaagtgcacaacatcgccaaccagcagcctgctgctgacccccctcgtcgccaggaatatcccccccagggccgcggaaacggaactcgtggcaggggccgagggcgcgcacagccgccgcgccggttctactgccttttccacggcgaagactgcgcccaccaaaccaaagactgccccgagacgaaggctaccagagacagaatggcgcgggcgcagccagccgacaatcccagaattgtcgcgcataattaccagccaccccctccaccatatatccacgctctcgctccgcatccaccgcaccacgcttaccaacaccttcaggaagtacaaatcgtacctcctccacccccaccaccacaccagcaacatcaaaacatcccccatgccccaaagcaggaagacttcgccgatcaaccatatcgcggagtcattcacatgataacaggggggtccagcactgacttcgacaccaagcggcagaagcgggaccactaccgcagcgtcaaccatgtcgccgtcactggcccagtcgtgcagacgaagtggtcccacataccgctaacattcgacgcacgagacgtcgatctgcgcagcgccccccacattgacgctatggtcatcaactgcagcgtggcaggctgggacttacacaaagtcctagtcgacaacggcagtcaggcggacatcatcttcctccacgccttcgaccgcatgggtataagccacagcctgctcaagccttcggacaacccgttgtatggcttcggcggcaaaggcacctttcccgttggcaaaatagagttgcccctctccttcggtgtagcacccaatgcccgaagtgagcaagtaaccttcgatattgtcgacatggtatatccatacaacgccatcatgggccggggctccatcaataagttcgaagctgccatccacggactgtacctatgtatgaagataccaggtccgctaggcgctatcacgatctatggcaaccagcagacggcgcgcaacatagagcgggacttcgtgcctggtcagaggaacgtacactgtctcacgacctagcgcgaggtccctgcacccgctagcccaaccgataagcagcacgacaaggcac
This portion of the Zea mays cultivar B73 chromosome 2, Zm-B73-REFERENCE-NAM-5.0, whole genome shotgun sequence genome encodes:
- the LOC100279722 gene encoding Myb-related protein 330 (The RefSeq protein has 1 substitution compared to this genomic sequence), with translation MGRSPCCEQAHTNKGAWTKEEDQRLIAYIKARGEGCWRSLPKAAGLLRCGKSCRLRWINYLRPDLKRGNFSEEEDELIIKFHELFGNKWSLIAGRLPGRTDNEIKNYWNTHIKRKLLARGMDPQTHRPLAAAPAGGPQQQHCHYQMEPQKRAAAADHSEAAVATNSPEASSRSSDDDEAPALAPPPRRRQRHLDIDLNLSISLAAYQPPEGTGSAIEPLTATTKREEGTAAAVCLCLNSLGYRAGVECACGSGGSPSSRSQWARDFLQAAPCYRG